Genomic DNA from Niabella ginsenosidivorans:
GCAGGGGATCTTTGTCAATTTCCTGAATGTGCAGAAAACCGGTCGTATGAAAATACCATTCGGGATTGCGCAGATCGGTAAAGCCTTCCGGAACGAGATCGTTGCCCGCCAGTTCATTTTCCGCATGCGGGAGTTTGAACAGATGGAAATGCAGTTCTTCATCAAACCCGGCACACAAAAGGAATGGTATGAATACTGGAAGCAGGAGCGCCTGAAATGGCACCTGGAGCTGGGTGTTCCCCAAACCGAGTACCGCTTTCATGATCACGTAAAGCTGGCCCACTATGCCGATGCCGCCTGTGATATTGAATACAATTTTCCCATGGGCTTTAAAGAGCTGGAGGGCATCCACAGCCGTACGGATTTTGACCTGAGGAACCACCAGGAGTACAGCAGGAAGAAAATGCAGTATTTCGATAATGACATCAACCCGGAAACCGGAAAACCGATCGGTAACTATATTCCTTATGTGATCGAAACCTCTATTGGTCTGGACCGGATGTTCCTTTCCATGGTCTGCGCGGCTTATACGGAAGAGGATCTGAGCGCTGACGGAAAAGAAGACAGCCGCGTGGTATTAAAATTCCCGGCAAAATTAGCGCCGATAAAACTGGCCGTTTTCCCGCTGACCAAAAAAGACGGGCTGCCGGAAATTGCACAGGAAATTATGGCCCGGTACCGGGCAGATTTTAAATGCTTCTATGAAGAAAAAGATACCATTGGCAAACGCTACCGCCGCATGGATGCGCTGGGGGTACCTTTCTGTGTAACAGTAGACCACCAGACCAAAGAAGACAATACGGTTACCATCCGCCATCGCGACAGTATGGAGCAGGAGCGCATTCCGATTGACCGGATCGGGGAGCTCGTTGGGAAAGCTATAAAATAAAAGGACGTAAAGCCATACAGATAAAAGGCCCTTGCCGATGACTGTTTTCCAAAGGGCCGTATTTATTTTATATTTGATCATAAAAGCTGATCAGCCTCAGGCTCCTTATCCTTTTGGATGAGGTGGAAAGGGTCCGGAGAAACAATAGATAAGTTCCCGGACAGCAATGAAAAAACATTTATTCTAACAAATTAACAAATTATGAGAAGCTATTTACTCACTTTAATTATTTCAGTATTCAGCATGACTTTAATAAATGCGCAGGATATTACAGGAGCCTGGAAGGGAGCCCTTGATGTACAGGGGACAAAGATCGCGTTGATCTTTCATCTAAAAAATGATAATAATGGCTTAACGGCCACGATGGACAGCCCGGACCAGGGCGCTTCCGGCATCCCGGTGGATAGCGTCCATTTTGCAGAGAACACCTTAGGGCTGGGTATAAAGGCAGCTGGTATCAGTTACAAGGGTACGCTCAATAATAATACGATCACCGGTGAGTTTCACCAGGGAGGCATGCAGCTTCCGCTGGTATTGACCAAAACCGTTATTACAAAGCCGGGAGATACCACGCTTCCTTCAGGAGCAACTGAACTGCAAAAAATTATTGAACAGGACAAAGGCAATTACCAGTACAGGGTGGAAGACTATTTTGCACGGCCCAAATCCTCGCAATTTCAATTGTCACCCGGTGGCAAATTCCTTTCTTATATGGAAAAAGAAGATGATGGTAAACGCCATGTATATGTAAAAGAGATCGCTACCGGAAAAATAACCAGGGCCATTGAAGAGAAGGAGGAGCTGATAAAAGGTTATGGCTGGATCAATGATGAGCGCCTGGTATATGTAATGGATAAGGGAGGAAATGAAAATTTTCATATTTATGCCGCCGGCGTGGATGGCAGCAATGTGCTGGACCTGACCCCGTTTGACGGAGTGCAGGCAAGTATAGAGCGGATCCTGAAAGATCAGAAGAACTACATCATTATTACCATGAATAAGGACAATAAGCAGATCTTTGAGCCTTATAAGGTAAATGTGGTTACCGGCCAGATGGAAAAGTTATATGAAAATAAGGATGTAACAAATCCTATAGCCGGTTATGATTTTGACAAAGACGGCAACCTGCGCGGCTTTTCAAAAATGTACCAGGGCATAAAATCACAATATTTTTACAAGCCTTCCGGAGCAAGTAATTATTCGTTGTATTTTACCACTAACTGGGACGATAATTTCAACATCCTTTCCTTTAGTTACAACCCGGCCAACCCTGATGAGGCCTATGTTTTGACCAACCTGGATTCTGATAAGGCCCGTATTATCCTGTATGATTTTAAAAAGAAGGAGAAGGTAAAGGAAATTTTTTCCAATAAAGATTTTGATGTAAGCAGTATCGGCCTTTCGCGCAAGCGGAATTATGAAGTGGATTATTATGCTTATGAAGGAGAGAAAGAAGAAGTGATCCCTGTCAGCGAAACATTTAAAAAGATATACAACAATCTTAAAAAAGAGTTCAGCGCTTACCAGTTTGGCATAGCCGGAAAAACAGATGATGAAAGTAAATACCTGGTATACGTGACCAGCGATCGCCTGGTGGGCAAATATTACATTTATGATGCTGCAACCGGCAAAATCACTTTCCTGTACGATCTGATGCCGCAACTGAAAGAAACAGACATGGCTGTCATGCAACCCATTACCTTTAAAAGCCGCGATGGCAAAACCATTCACGGGTATATCACCCTGCCCAAAGCAGCCCTGGAAGGTAAAAAAGTACCTTTGGTGGTGAATCCGCATGGAGGGCCGCAGGGCATCCGGGATAGCTGGGGTTTTAACCCGGAAACGCAGCTTTTTGCCAGCAGGGGGTATGCCACGTTGCAGGTGAACTTCCGGATCAGCGGTGGTTACGGTAAAGAATTTTTAAGGGCAGGATTCAAGCAGATCGGGCGGAAGCTGATGGATGATATTGAAGATGGTGTGCAATATGCAATTGACAAAGGCTGGGCAGATGCCGGTAAAAAAGCGATCTACGGCGGAAGCCATGGTGGGTATGCAACATTAATGGGCCTGGTAAAAACACCGGACCTCTATACCTGTGGTGTGGATTATGTAGGTGTGTCTAATATTGAAACCTTCTTTGCCTCGTTCCCTGAATACTGGAAACCCTATAAGGAAATGGTAAAGCAGATCTGGTACGACCTGGACAACCCGGAAGAAGCAAAGATCGCGAAAGAGGTATCTCCATTTTATCAGCTGGATAAGATCAAAAAACCCTTACTGGTTGTGCAGGGGGCAAACGATCCCAGGGTAAATATCAACGAATCTGACCAAATCGTAAAGGCGCTGCGTGCCAAAGGGTTTGATGTGCCGTATATCGTTAAGTACAATGAAGGCCACGGATTTCAAAGAGAAGAGAACCGTATTGAATTTTATAAAACAATGCTGGGCTTTTTGGCAGGGTATTTAAAATAAGGTAAAAAAGAAACAAGGTACGGGTGGCAACACCCGTATTTTTTTGCTGCGTATTTTAAAAAATACCGGATTTATCACCGGTCAAAAACAAAAGCAGCCGTGTAAATTTGATAAATAGACCCTGCAAAACGGGGTTCGTGTATCTGTGGTATTGAAAAAGGAATATGCTACCGGTATTAAAAGATTCTTTGTATTTTCACCGCTACAATGACTGAGAGCCGTAAGAAATATCTTGTTTGTTCGATTGCTGAAAATAATGACCAGTCTGCTTTTGAAGAGCTGTTTACATTTTATTATCCCGGCCTGGTGTCATTTGCGGCAGGTATTTTGAAAGACCGCCAGTTGGCGGAGGAAATCGTGGAAGATGTGTTCCTGAAATTATGGGAAAACAGGAACACAATGGTCTCTATTAATAATTTTTCGCATTATATGTATACTGCCTGCAAGTATGCCGCTATAAATGCCTTAAAGGCAAAAAAGAAAACTTTTGAAGAAATACCGGGGGATGATTTCTGGCTGGATGACACCTATAAAGGCCCCGAGACGGATCTGATAAGCAATGAAAATATGAATGAGATCCTCCAGGCCATCAATCAGCTTCCTCCCAGATGCCGGTTAATTTTCAGGCTGGTAAAGGAAGAAGGCATGAAGTACCAGGAAGTGGCACAATTGCTACAGCTCTCCGTTAAGACGGTTGAAAACCAAATGATTATTGCCATTCGTAAAATTCAGGACACACTGGAGCTTTTTTTGCCCGGATTGAAAAAACGTTTTAGCAAAAAGAAA
This window encodes:
- a CDS encoding RNA polymerase sigma-70 factor; the encoded protein is MTESRKKYLVCSIAENNDQSAFEELFTFYYPGLVSFAAGILKDRQLAEEIVEDVFLKLWENRNTMVSINNFSHYMYTACKYAAINALKAKKKTFEEIPGDDFWLDDTYKGPETDLISNENMNEILQAINQLPPRCRLIFRLVKEEGMKYQEVAQLLQLSVKTVENQMIIAIRKIQDTLELFLPGLKKRFSKKKA
- a CDS encoding glycine--tRNA ligase; the encoded protein is MATTDTNKFQAIISHCKEYGFIFPSSEIYDGLQAVYDYGQWGAELKKNIKDYWWKSMTQLQDNIVGIDAAIFMHPTTWKASGHVDGFNDPMIDNKDSKKRYRVDHLIESHTDQLKAEGKEEEAAAIIGAMEKADAAGDLEALKKIIDENRIKCPVSGTANWTDIRQFNLMFSTEFGSTVSSEEENNKVYLRPETAQGIFVNFLNVQKTGRMKIPFGIAQIGKAFRNEIVARQFIFRMREFEQMEMQFFIKPGTQKEWYEYWKQERLKWHLELGVPQTEYRFHDHVKLAHYADAACDIEYNFPMGFKELEGIHSRTDFDLRNHQEYSRKKMQYFDNDINPETGKPIGNYIPYVIETSIGLDRMFLSMVCAAYTEEDLSADGKEDSRVVLKFPAKLAPIKLAVFPLTKKDGLPEIAQEIMARYRADFKCFYEEKDTIGKRYRRMDALGVPFCVTVDHQTKEDNTVTIRHRDSMEQERIPIDRIGELVGKAIK
- a CDS encoding S9 family peptidase codes for the protein MRSYLLTLIISVFSMTLINAQDITGAWKGALDVQGTKIALIFHLKNDNNGLTATMDSPDQGASGIPVDSVHFAENTLGLGIKAAGISYKGTLNNNTITGEFHQGGMQLPLVLTKTVITKPGDTTLPSGATELQKIIEQDKGNYQYRVEDYFARPKSSQFQLSPGGKFLSYMEKEDDGKRHVYVKEIATGKITRAIEEKEELIKGYGWINDERLVYVMDKGGNENFHIYAAGVDGSNVLDLTPFDGVQASIERILKDQKNYIIITMNKDNKQIFEPYKVNVVTGQMEKLYENKDVTNPIAGYDFDKDGNLRGFSKMYQGIKSQYFYKPSGASNYSLYFTTNWDDNFNILSFSYNPANPDEAYVLTNLDSDKARIILYDFKKKEKVKEIFSNKDFDVSSIGLSRKRNYEVDYYAYEGEKEEVIPVSETFKKIYNNLKKEFSAYQFGIAGKTDDESKYLVYVTSDRLVGKYYIYDAATGKITFLYDLMPQLKETDMAVMQPITFKSRDGKTIHGYITLPKAALEGKKVPLVVNPHGGPQGIRDSWGFNPETQLFASRGYATLQVNFRISGGYGKEFLRAGFKQIGRKLMDDIEDGVQYAIDKGWADAGKKAIYGGSHGGYATLMGLVKTPDLYTCGVDYVGVSNIETFFASFPEYWKPYKEMVKQIWYDLDNPEEAKIAKEVSPFYQLDKIKKPLLVVQGANDPRVNINESDQIVKALRAKGFDVPYIVKYNEGHGFQREENRIEFYKTMLGFLAGYLK